One region of Pseudoalteromonas galatheae genomic DNA includes:
- a CDS encoding outer membrane lipoprotein-sorting protein produces the protein MFNKLTKTLLTLAILAVASSSVYASQLIKIDAQTVLSKVDAFRNESASVKVSATVKAFDDDILKHTKQYDVYSSSSKRALVIFKSDSEKGQKVLMKGSDYWMFMPKSRRPIRITPMQKLLGEASLGDIATLSWSEEYHVKNVAQVKGVIQLELKANSTKLSYQRILLEIDQKDYFPKKAELYLRSGKHAKTAFFERGNRDDKVKVVAMTLQDKVQKGQKTVIAYDAVQQIEVPDKLFNPQILIRSDLDQLLTE, from the coding sequence ATGTTTAATAAACTGACCAAAACTTTACTAACTTTAGCAATATTAGCGGTTGCCTCATCTAGTGTTTATGCTTCACAGCTTATCAAAATAGATGCACAAACCGTGTTATCAAAAGTCGATGCATTTAGAAATGAGTCAGCTTCAGTGAAGGTATCAGCCACAGTGAAAGCTTTTGATGACGACATTCTTAAGCATACAAAACAATATGATGTGTATTCATCGTCATCAAAACGCGCTCTAGTGATTTTTAAATCTGACTCTGAAAAGGGTCAAAAGGTACTGATGAAAGGAAGCGATTACTGGATGTTTATGCCCAAAAGTCGTCGTCCAATTCGAATTACTCCGATGCAAAAGCTGCTTGGTGAAGCATCGTTAGGTGACATTGCAACTTTGAGTTGGAGTGAAGAGTATCACGTTAAAAATGTTGCTCAAGTTAAGGGGGTTATTCAACTTGAATTAAAAGCTAATTCAACCAAATTAAGTTATCAGCGTATCCTACTGGAAATTGATCAAAAAGATTATTTCCCAAAAAAAGCTGAGCTTTATTTGCGCTCAGGTAAACATGCAAAAACGGCATTTTTTGAACGCGGGAACCGCGATGACAAAGTCAAAGTGGTAGCAATGACTTTACAAGACAAAGTGCAAAAAGGACAAAAAACCGTAATTGCTTATGACGCAGTGCAACAGATTGAAGTGCCGGATAAATTATTTAATCCACAGATACTGATCCGTAGTGATTTAGACCAGTTACTTACCGAGTAA
- a CDS encoding ABC transporter permease, giving the protein MRWVVFAFFNVLRNGRRSLFTILVAAVAVAAILTTSGFALFTYQSLAEKAARDEGNFIITHKKQLEQEEDMPLQYGLADTELLKNQLLEDERVKSVLPRINFNGLVSNGEKSSIFIGLGVEPEEFMVKGPFLTMLSGQALSDFSDSEAESQIVLGKDLARSLKVAVGDYVTLMSTTTDGALNALDFEVRGIYTTGVPDLDKRQLYIKLSDAQSLLYTDKVSSLSVYLFDLNNTQSAIAQYEPRVPALAFVPWWERAFYYQSVKDLYNRIFGLLGGIMVLLVFFSISNTMAMTVTERTREIGTVAAMGSYQWEIIRNFILESSIIGFLGATIGIAISALVAWGLVYLGLEMPPPPGSNQGYPLTITFSWEIALSVMLIMILVCVLAAFKAAYKGSTKPITEALSHV; this is encoded by the coding sequence ATGCGTTGGGTTGTATTTGCATTTTTTAACGTACTGAGAAACGGACGACGTTCACTGTTCACAATTTTGGTTGCCGCGGTAGCGGTGGCGGCTATTTTAACGACTAGTGGATTTGCACTGTTTACCTACCAATCTTTAGCTGAGAAAGCAGCAAGAGATGAAGGTAACTTTATAATTACCCATAAAAAACAGCTAGAGCAAGAAGAAGATATGCCGTTGCAGTACGGTTTGGCAGATACTGAACTGCTAAAAAATCAATTATTAGAAGATGAAAGGGTAAAGAGCGTTTTACCTCGAATCAACTTTAATGGACTCGTTTCAAATGGTGAAAAAAGTTCTATTTTCATTGGGTTAGGAGTTGAGCCAGAAGAGTTTATGGTGAAAGGGCCGTTCTTAACAATGCTATCTGGTCAGGCATTATCGGATTTTAGTGACTCTGAAGCCGAGTCACAAATTGTGCTAGGTAAGGACTTAGCTCGGAGTTTAAAAGTGGCTGTTGGTGATTATGTGACGCTAATGTCGACGACCACGGATGGTGCGCTAAATGCCTTAGATTTTGAAGTTCGAGGGATTTATACAACAGGTGTGCCGGACTTAGATAAGCGCCAGCTATACATTAAACTGAGTGACGCCCAATCTTTACTCTACACTGATAAGGTTAGCTCGCTTTCTGTCTACTTATTTGACTTGAATAATACTCAAAGCGCGATCGCGCAATACGAGCCAAGAGTTCCGGCTTTGGCCTTTGTCCCTTGGTGGGAAAGAGCATTTTACTATCAATCAGTTAAAGATTTATATAACCGTATCTTTGGCCTATTGGGTGGAATAATGGTGTTACTGGTGTTCTTTTCTATCTCAAACACAATGGCGATGACGGTGACTGAGCGCACTAGGGAAATCGGGACGGTAGCAGCAATGGGATCTTATCAATGGGAAATCATCAGAAACTTCATTCTTGAGTCCAGCATCATTGGTTTCTTGGGCGCAACAATTGGCATTGCTATTTCGGCCCTCGTTGCTTGGGGTCTCGTTTATTTGGGGTTAGAAATGCCACCACCTCCAGGCAGTAATCAAGGGTATCCACTTACTATTACGTTTTCATGGGAAATTGCGTTGAGTGTAATGTTAATAATGATTTTAGTTTGTGTATTAGCGGCATTTAAGGCGGCATACAAAGGTAGCACGAAGCCAATAACGGAGGCATTAAGCCATGTTTAA
- a CDS encoding ABC transporter ATP-binding protein, with translation MLRFENIRKSYTTGDVTVDALKGVAAHIHAGETVSLCGPSGSGKSTLLNICGLLDERYQGEIWINDRPIPKQKSALTQIRREKLGFIFQRYNLIPVMSVFENIEYPLLMLNLNKQQRMDRVVEIVHKVGLKDHISKRPDQLSGGQQQRVAIARALVKKPELVIADEPTANLDTPTANMVMDLMRDLGNDMGTTFIIATHDHRMTDRCHRVLNLADGHITEQLQQADNRRAG, from the coding sequence ATGCTTCGTTTTGAAAATATTCGAAAATCTTATACGACAGGTGACGTAACTGTCGATGCACTTAAGGGGGTTGCTGCGCATATTCACGCTGGTGAAACCGTTTCTCTGTGCGGGCCATCGGGTAGTGGCAAATCAACGCTACTCAATATATGTGGATTACTTGATGAGCGGTATCAAGGAGAGATTTGGATTAATGATCGGCCAATTCCAAAGCAGAAAAGCGCATTGACCCAAATTCGAAGAGAAAAACTGGGGTTCATATTTCAACGCTACAACTTAATTCCTGTGATGTCGGTGTTTGAGAACATCGAATATCCGTTGTTAATGTTAAACCTTAATAAACAGCAAAGAATGGATAGAGTTGTCGAAATTGTTCATAAAGTTGGCTTGAAAGATCATATATCTAAACGTCCTGACCAGCTTTCTGGTGGTCAACAACAACGTGTCGCGATAGCTCGAGCATTAGTAAAGAAACCTGAATTAGTTATCGCAGATGAGCCCACAGCAAACTTGGATACACCCACAGCGAACATGGTGATGGATCTAATGCGTGATCTAGGTAATGACATGGGTACAACATTTATTATTGCTACTCATGATCACCGGATGACGGATCGCTGCCATCGAGTATTAAATCTTGCTGACGGGCACATCACAGAACAGTTACAACAAGCAGATAACAGGAGAGCAGGATAA
- a CDS encoding LytR/AlgR family response regulator transcription factor has translation MSQRIKAVIADDEPILRAHLKMMLEAVWPELDIVGQAADGEEALMLVEAFSPQVVFLDISMPGIDGLEVSRQLCEHAQPPYVVFITAYDAHAVVAFENQAIDYLLKPIEESRLERTVERLQKLVLQQSPDLNQKAQLSEMFEELIGTTQAAATSSHLKWIKASKNNELHVVNTSDIEYFIADNKYTEVHTATDTYLIKTAVTALESELDPEVFWRIHRNCIVKVEKIQRVTKDELGHVYIDLKDSSDRLAVSRKYQSLFKQM, from the coding sequence ATGTCTCAACGGATAAAAGCGGTAATCGCTGACGATGAGCCTATTTTAAGAGCACATTTAAAAATGATGCTGGAAGCCGTCTGGCCAGAGCTGGATATTGTTGGTCAAGCTGCGGATGGTGAAGAAGCATTAATGCTCGTTGAGGCTTTTTCACCTCAAGTTGTGTTTTTGGACATTAGCATGCCTGGCATAGATGGGTTAGAAGTATCGCGGCAACTGTGTGAACACGCACAGCCGCCTTATGTTGTTTTTATCACGGCTTATGATGCGCATGCAGTGGTGGCTTTTGAGAATCAAGCGATTGATTATCTATTAAAGCCCATCGAAGAATCTCGTTTAGAGCGAACTGTTGAACGTCTGCAAAAGCTAGTACTCCAACAATCTCCCGACTTAAACCAAAAAGCTCAACTCAGTGAGATGTTTGAAGAATTGATCGGAACCACTCAGGCAGCCGCAACAAGCAGCCACCTGAAATGGATCAAGGCTAGCAAAAATAATGAGCTTCACGTCGTTAACACCTCAGATATTGAGTATTTCATTGCTGATAATAAATACACTGAAGTGCATACTGCGACAGATACTTATTTGATAAAAACAGCAGTTACAGCACTGGAAAGTGAGTTAGATCCAGAAGTGTTTTGGCGTATCCATCGTAATTGCATCGTCAAAGTTGAAAAAATTCAACGTGTTACTAAAGATGAGCTTGGTCATGTTTACATAGACTTAAAAGATAGCAGTGATAGATTGGCGGTAAGTCGAAAATATCAATCGCTTTTTAAGCAGATGTAA
- a CDS encoding sensor histidine kinase has protein sequence MSQTEGAPISGNHWKKNVRLALICTLIGFAIYAIGWAKYPIISVLISLGIGFTIRLSRIWLATNYPNMKLATQYSVALVLSFLVWGVTPILLNVIKNSGGYVDDLQQYLGVFVVGGFFMIVVSFIYYRNEQTAQLRRALYQFELDQVQKDKLLLETQLRLLQSQIEPHFLFNTLANIQALITIDAKQASKMLSALTALLRHSLDRTHTQWLTLGHELRFNQAYLDIQKIRLGERLHIEYDVTDKVTDDILFPPMLLQPIIENAVTHGIEQIKSGGMLKLIIQRTEQNVIIVVSNDCNIGGSKRKGTNVGLKNVQQRMEQLYGDQAKLVYDDSQVGQVRVTLEVPINVSTDKSGNR, from the coding sequence ATGAGTCAGACTGAAGGGGCACCGATTAGTGGTAACCATTGGAAAAAAAATGTTCGATTGGCATTGATATGTACACTCATCGGGTTTGCGATTTACGCCATAGGCTGGGCTAAATATCCGATAATTTCGGTGCTAATATCGCTCGGGATTGGTTTTACCATTCGATTATCACGAATTTGGCTGGCGACAAATTACCCTAACATGAAGTTGGCTACACAATATTCGGTCGCATTGGTTTTATCATTTTTAGTTTGGGGTGTAACACCTATCCTTTTAAATGTAATAAAGAACTCAGGTGGTTATGTTGATGACTTACAGCAGTACTTAGGGGTGTTTGTTGTTGGTGGTTTTTTCATGATTGTGGTTAGCTTTATTTATTACCGCAATGAGCAAACCGCACAATTAAGACGCGCTCTTTATCAGTTCGAGCTAGACCAAGTGCAAAAAGATAAGTTATTACTAGAAACCCAGCTGAGGCTACTTCAATCTCAGATTGAGCCGCATTTTCTTTTTAACACACTGGCGAATATCCAAGCGTTAATTACGATTGACGCGAAACAAGCGAGTAAAATGCTGTCAGCATTAACTGCTTTGTTGAGACATAGCCTAGACCGGACACATACACAGTGGCTGACACTTGGTCATGAACTCAGATTTAATCAGGCTTACTTGGACATACAAAAAATTAGACTAGGCGAACGTCTGCATATTGAGTACGATGTCACCGATAAAGTCACAGATGATATTTTGTTTCCGCCAATGTTGCTGCAACCGATCATAGAAAATGCGGTAACTCATGGTATTGAGCAGATTAAATCCGGTGGTATGCTGAAGCTAATAATACAGCGCACTGAGCAGAATGTGATTATTGTTGTGTCGAACGATTGTAATATCGGGGGCAGTAAACGAAAGGGCACGAATGTCGGCCTGAAAAACGTGCAACAGCGAATGGAACAGCTTTATGGGGATCAAGCTAAGCTGGTTTATGACGATAGCCAAGTGGGACAGGTTCGCGTAACTTTGGAGGTACCCATTAATGTCTCAACGGATAAAAGCGGTAATCGCTGA
- a CDS encoding peptidase domain-containing ABC transporter, translating to MEMEHEGAANKLEFWSRKSLPVIIQSEAAECGLASLAMVAGYHGYHTDLTRLRQRFSISIEGCTLLDIMHFAEKLHLTSRPLRIELEDLDALQTPAILHWDMNHFVVLKKANEKRIVIHDPAGGEKTFTMEEASKHFTGVALELTPTKEFEKKERKASLKFSDFWSRITGLKRSLLLIFMLSILLQVFTLAAPYYIQLVIDDVILTGDTSLLTVLAVGFFLVLLFEIATNALRGFTLLHFGNQMNIQLGANLFHHLVRLPIAYFEKRHMGDVVSRFSSLQQVKQLLTTGVIEAIIDGLMAIITLAMIFFYSPMLSAVVLVAVIAYAIIRIAMYKPFRNISEQEIMARAEENSNFMETVRGIQTIKLFGSEVKREGQWQNRYASAINHNIRLGNFKIGYDAINRALFGIENIIVVYLAAHLVIAGGFSTGMLFAFMSYKRQFMDKTANLIEKLIEFKMLGLHFDRIADIALTDKEELQPDQYRKLNIEGKIEVKNISFAYSDATPNVIDKLNLTINAGESVAITGPSGCGKSTLLKLMLGLNKPSSGDIFVDGVPLSQIGARQYRQQIAAVMQDDELLSGTVADNIAFFDTPINMEKVVHCAQLAAIHDDISEMPMGYDSLIGDMGSSLSGGQKQRIILARALYKDPKILFMDEATSHLDTGLEEDINEAVSRLKITRVIIAHRKETIASADREIKLKKPEKIDAEMETSASE from the coding sequence ATGGAAATGGAACACGAAGGCGCAGCCAATAAGTTAGAGTTTTGGTCGCGGAAATCTTTACCAGTGATCATTCAATCAGAGGCAGCTGAGTGTGGTCTTGCAAGCCTTGCCATGGTTGCGGGATATCATGGTTACCATACTGACTTAACACGCTTAAGACAGCGTTTTAGTATTTCAATTGAAGGTTGTACGCTACTCGACATAATGCACTTTGCTGAAAAGCTGCACTTAACCTCAAGACCGCTGCGAATTGAACTTGAGGATTTAGATGCGCTGCAAACACCGGCAATTTTGCATTGGGACATGAATCATTTTGTGGTGCTTAAAAAGGCCAACGAAAAGCGCATAGTGATCCACGACCCAGCTGGTGGCGAAAAGACCTTTACGATGGAAGAAGCTTCTAAGCACTTTACTGGAGTGGCGCTTGAGTTAACGCCAACCAAAGAGTTTGAGAAGAAAGAGCGAAAGGCCAGTTTGAAGTTCTCCGATTTTTGGAGTCGTATTACTGGCTTAAAACGTTCATTGCTACTTATTTTTATGCTTTCCATTTTGCTACAAGTATTTACGCTTGCAGCGCCTTATTATATCCAACTCGTTATAGATGATGTCATACTTACAGGGGATACCTCATTATTAACCGTGCTTGCAGTTGGTTTCTTTTTAGTCCTATTGTTTGAAATTGCCACCAATGCACTGCGAGGCTTCACCTTGCTGCATTTTGGTAATCAGATGAATATCCAATTAGGTGCAAATTTATTTCATCACTTAGTGCGTTTACCCATCGCTTATTTTGAAAAGCGCCACATGGGAGATGTTGTTTCTCGCTTCAGTTCGCTACAACAGGTAAAGCAGCTCCTTACAACTGGTGTCATTGAAGCGATTATTGATGGCTTAATGGCGATTATCACCTTGGCGATGATCTTTTTTTACAGCCCCATGCTATCGGCTGTCGTGTTGGTAGCCGTTATCGCTTACGCTATTATTCGTATCGCTATGTATAAGCCATTTCGCAATATCAGTGAGCAGGAAATTATGGCTCGCGCAGAAGAAAACTCTAACTTTATGGAAACAGTGCGCGGGATCCAAACGATTAAATTATTCGGCTCTGAGGTAAAGCGGGAAGGACAATGGCAAAATCGCTATGCTAGCGCAATTAACCACAATATCCGCTTGGGCAATTTTAAAATCGGCTATGATGCGATTAACCGCGCGTTATTCGGTATCGAGAATATTATTGTGGTTTATTTGGCGGCACATTTGGTAATTGCTGGTGGATTTAGTACCGGTATGCTATTTGCTTTTATGTCGTATAAGCGTCAGTTTATGGATAAGACTGCAAACCTAATAGAAAAGCTGATTGAATTTAAGATGCTTGGTTTGCACTTTGACCGTATCGCCGATATCGCTTTGACAGATAAAGAAGAGTTGCAACCAGATCAATACCGCAAGCTGAATATTGAAGGCAAGATTGAGGTGAAAAACATCTCTTTTGCATACTCAGATGCGACCCCCAATGTCATAGACAAGCTTAACTTGACAATCAATGCGGGTGAATCCGTTGCAATTACTGGGCCCTCTGGTTGTGGTAAGTCGACGTTGCTCAAACTAATGTTAGGTCTGAATAAGCCCTCTAGTGGAGATATATTTGTGGATGGTGTGCCGCTTAGCCAAATTGGGGCGAGACAATACCGTCAGCAAATCGCCGCGGTAATGCAAGACGATGAGTTATTATCAGGTACAGTGGCTGATAATATCGCCTTTTTTGATACTCCGATTAATATGGAAAAAGTGGTGCACTGTGCCCAGCTTGCAGCCATTCATGACGATATTAGCGAAATGCCTATGGGCTATGATAGTTTGATTGGGGACATGGGCTCGAGCTTATCTGGGGGCCAGAAGCAGCGGATCATCTTGGCACGTGCCCTGTATAAAGACCCTAAGATTCTGTTTATGGATGAAGCGACAAGCCACCTTGATACTGGTTTGGAAGAGGATATCAATGAAGCCGTATCACGGTTGAAAATTACCCGCGTGATCATTGCACACCGTAAAGAAACCATCGCCTCGGCAGATCGGGAAATTAAGCTCAAAAAGCCAGAAAAAATAGACGCGGAAATGGAAACGTCTGCGTCTGAATAG